The genome window CAACGTCCTGGACCCGAAGGCGTGGCGCGGGGCCGGGTGGACGTACCGGGCGCTCGGGCGTCCCTGACCTCCGCGGCTACGGGCCGACGAGCAGCAGCGAGCACAGCGCCTGGTCGCCGTCCCACGTGCACGCGGCGGCGGCCTGCGTGAACGTGGGGTCCTCGAGGTTCGCCCGGTGCCCCGGCGACCCCATCCAGGCCTCGACCACGTCGGCAGCGGGTGCGGCCGCGCGCGAGAGGTTCTCGCCGGCGGTCGACAGGGGTGCGCAGGCGGCCAGCACCGGGTCGAGGGCCGCGTGCTCGAGGTCGGCGTCGACGAGCCCCAGCGCGCGCTCGGCGGCCCACGGCTGCGCGCAGTCGGCGGCCTCCCACGCAGGGAGCCCCGCGGCGACGTGCGCGGCGTTCGACTCGGCGAGCAGGTCGGCCGCGTAGCTCTCGAGCTCGACCTCGTCCGCCACCCACGTGCTCGTCGCCGTCGCGTCCGTCGGCCCGCTGGTCCGCACGCCCACGACCACGGCTGCGACCGCGAGCGCCGCACCGGCCAGGAGCAGGGCGGTCGCGGCGTTGTTGCGCCGTCGCCCCGGGCGCCCGGCGGGCGCGTCCGGCGTCTGCTCGTCCACGTCGTGCTGGGTCACCGGGACGTCAGCGCCCAGTGCGTCGCGACGTCGTACCGGTCCCACCGTGCCGCCGTCGGGCCCTGCCCCTGGACCGCGTTGACGAGGACCGCGGTCTGCCGCAGCGTGAGGCCGACCATGCGCGCCCGCTCGAGCAGCTGGCCACCCGGTGCGGCGGTGCGCGGGAGCACGGGGGCCGGGCTGCGGTGCAGGTCGGCTGTGGTGCTCGACGTGGACAGGACGGCGACGTCGTTCCGGGCGGCGTGCTCGACGGTCGCCAGGAGGACGGCGCTGTCCTCGGCGGTGATCCGCGCACCGGCCTCGAGGTGCGGGTCGAGCAGGATGGCGTCGATCGGCAGCTCGTCGAACGCGGCGAGCGGCTCGCGGCCCGAGCCGTAGCGGGTGATCACGATCCGGTGCCCGCGGGTGCGCAGGACGCGCAGCGCCTGCTGCACCTCGTCGAGCGCGGCGAGCCACGCCGCGACGCCGATCCACACCCCCGGAGGGCTGCGGTCGGCCAGGATCTCCGCGAGCACCTCCCGTGCGGGCCCGGTCCCAGACAGCACGGCGGAGACGTCCCACAGGAGCGGGGAGTCGTCGGGGTGGGCGGCGAGGATCTGCGGCAGGGCCTCGTGGGCCGCGACAACCGCGTCCACGCACCGCGGCGAGCGCGTGACGGCCAGGAGGGCCTCGGCCCGCTCCGCCTCGGCGTCGTCGAGGCTCTCGGCCTGCAGCCGTACCTGCGTGCCGAACCGCCGGCCGGTCGTGGCGTCCCACAGCGGGCGCATCCGGGCGGTCCCGGCCGCCCAGTGGTCCTGGTGCGGCAGCACGCCCCCGGGCATGACGAGGCGCTCGACGGCGCGGGTCATCACGTCGGACGAGTTGCGCGAGGGGCCCTGGGCGGCGGACGCGCACGGCACGGCGCCGGCGCCGCGGGCCACCTGCGCGCGCAGCTCGGGCAGGTGGCCGCGGATGGCCTGCGCGTCCTCCGCCGTGCTCATGACGAGGTAGGCGACGGCGGCCTCGCCGATCGCGACGACGGCGCCCGGCGGGTCGGCCCACCGCTCGAGGTCGCGGCAGAGCGCCCGCTCGGCGACGTCGAGCCCGCGTGCGCGCCCGCGGAGGGCGTGGGTCGTGGCGGTGTCGTACGCGAGCGTGACGACCGTCAGGACGGCGTCCTCCGCGCGCATCCGCGCGCACTCCGCGTGCAGGGAGACGGCGGTCGCACGGCTCGTCACGGGATCGGTGGTCGATGCCAAGAGGCCCTCGACCACGAGGGCGTCGTTGGCGATGCCCCAGCTCGGTCCGTGCATGTGCGCTCCCCCCCGGGGCCATGACTCTGACGTATGACACTGTCACGCGCAAGGCGCGACGGGCGATATTCACCTGCGTGGTCCGGATCACAGGTCATGACTCCGGGTAATGACGTAGAGTAAGTACTTGTGTCCATGATCTCGCAGCCTGCCGCCGACGCCCCCGTGATCGGGGGCCCCGGGTCGCCCGACCTGACCCTTGCGGCCGAGTTGCGCGTGACGCTGGGCCGGGCCACGCGTCGCATCAAGGCCGAGCGCGGCGAGGCCGGGTTGTCGGACCCCCAGTTCAACGTCCTGGCGATCCTGCTGCGCGAGGGGCCGACGAGCCCCGGCCGGCTCGCGGAGCACGAGCGCATCGCCGCCCCGGCGATGACCCGCACGGTCGGCTGCCTCGCGGACCGCGGGCTCGTCCGCAAGACCGAGCACCCCACGGACGGGCGCCAGGTCGTCGTCAGCCTCACCGAGGAGGGTCACGCCGAGGTCGTCGAGACCCGTCGGCGCCGCGACGCCTGGCTGTCGGCCCGCCTCGCGGGCCTCGGCGCCGCCGACCGTGCCGTCCTCGTCCAGGCCGCCGAGATCCTCCGGAGGATCACCTCGTCGTGAGTGCCACCTTCTCCTCCCTCTCCTTCCGCAACTACCGGTTGTGGTTCGTCGGCGCGCTCGTCGCCAACGTCGGCACGTGGATGCAGCGCGTCGCGCAGGACTGGCTCGTCCTCACCGAGCTCTCGGACGAGTCCGGCGTGGCCGTCGGCATCACCACGGCCCTGCAGTTCGCGCCCACCCTGTTCCTCTCCGCGTGGGCGGGGCTGCTCGCCGACCGCTTCGACCGCCGCAAGCTGCTCATCGCGACGCAGGTGGGGCAGGGTGTGCTCGCCGCGGGCCTCGGTCTGCTGGTCCTGTCGGGTCACGCCCAGCTCTGGCACGTGTACGGGTTCGCCGGCCTGCTCGGCGTCGTGACCGCCATCGACGGGCCGGTCCGCCAGACCTTCGTCGCCGAGCTCGTCCCCGCCGCACGGCTGTCCAACGCCGTCGGGCTCAACAGCGCCTCGTTCAACGCCGCACGGCTCATCGGCCCCGGCGTGGCCGGACTGCTCATCGCCGCCGTCGGCAGCGGCTGGGTGTTCCTCATCAACGCCGCGACGTTCGCCGCGACCATCGTGTCGCTCGTCGTCATGCGCCGCAGCGACCTCTACCCGATGCCGCACGCGTCGCGCGCCAAGGGTCAGATCCGCGAGGGCATCGCCTACGTGCGCAACCGCTCCGACATCGTCGTCATCATGGTCGTCGTCGGCGTGGTGTCGACGTTCGGCCTGAACTTCCAGCTCACGAGCGCGCTCATGGCCCGCACCGAGTTCGGTCGTGGCGCGCAGGAGTACGGCATCCTCGGCTCGATCCTGGCCATCGGCTCGCTCGCGGGTGCCCTGCTCGCGGCCCGCCGGGAGCGGCCGCGCGTGCGCCTCGTCATCGGGTCCGCCTTCGCCTTCGGCATCACGACGGGCGTCATGGCGCTCATGCCGACGTACGCGACGTTCGCCGTCGCCTGCATCCCCGTCGGGTTCGCGTCGCTGACGATGATGACCGCCGCCAACACCAGCATC of Cellulomonas dongxiuzhuiae contains these proteins:
- a CDS encoding EAL domain-containing protein; translation: MHGPSWGIANDALVVEGLLASTTDPVTSRATAVSLHAECARMRAEDAVLTVVTLAYDTATTHALRGRARGLDVAERALCRDLERWADPPGAVVAIGEAAVAYLVMSTAEDAQAIRGHLPELRAQVARGAGAVPCASAAQGPSRNSSDVMTRAVERLVMPGGVLPHQDHWAAGTARMRPLWDATTGRRFGTQVRLQAESLDDAEAERAEALLAVTRSPRCVDAVVAAHEALPQILAAHPDDSPLLWDVSAVLSGTGPAREVLAEILADRSPPGVWIGVAAWLAALDEVQQALRVLRTRGHRIVITRYGSGREPLAAFDELPIDAILLDPHLEAGARITAEDSAVLLATVEHAARNDVAVLSTSSTTADLHRSPAPVLPRTAAPGGQLLERARMVGLTLRQTAVLVNAVQGQGPTAARWDRYDVATHWALTSR
- a CDS encoding MarR family winged helix-turn-helix transcriptional regulator, which produces MISQPAADAPVIGGPGSPDLTLAAELRVTLGRATRRIKAERGEAGLSDPQFNVLAILLREGPTSPGRLAEHERIAAPAMTRTVGCLADRGLVRKTEHPTDGRQVVVSLTEEGHAEVVETRRRRDAWLSARLAGLGAADRAVLVQAAEILRRITSS
- a CDS encoding CAP domain-containing protein, translated to MTQHDVDEQTPDAPAGRPGRRRNNAATALLLAGAALAVAAVVVGVRTSGPTDATATSTWVADEVELESYAADLLAESNAAHVAAGLPAWEAADCAQPWAAERALGLVDADLEHAALDPVLAACAPLSTAGENLSRAAAPAADVVEAWMGSPGHRANLEDPTFTQAAAACTWDGDQALCSLLLVGP
- a CDS encoding MFS transporter, which encodes MSATFSSLSFRNYRLWFVGALVANVGTWMQRVAQDWLVLTELSDESGVAVGITTALQFAPTLFLSAWAGLLADRFDRRKLLIATQVGQGVLAAGLGLLVLSGHAQLWHVYGFAGLLGVVTAIDGPVRQTFVAELVPAARLSNAVGLNSASFNAARLIGPGVAGLLIAAVGSGWVFLINAATFAATIVSLVVMRRSDLYPMPHASRAKGQIREGIAYVRNRSDIVVIMVVVGVVSTFGLNFQLTSALMARTEFGRGAQEYGILGSILAIGSLAGALLAARRERPRVRLVIGSAFAFGITTGVMALMPTYATFAVACIPVGFASLTMMTAANTSIQMTTDPKMRGRVMSLYMMVFLGATPVGSPIVGWIGETFGARWSIGVGSISALLVSVGAAWWVRRHWDVRVRYSVTSRPHVEVTYPGDRTPPPDGDPAPAPTAAGERRATDAPARVRAQDAADAQHAA